A stretch of Kwoniella dendrophila CBS 6074 chromosome 2, complete sequence DNA encodes these proteins:
- a CDS encoding 60S ribosomal protein L44 translates to MLTIDHLFNQPVNRTRRTYCKGKACKKHTPHKVTQYKKGKDSLAAQGKRRYDRKQSGYGGQTKPVFHKKAKTTKKVVLRLECTVCKTKHQLSLKRCKHFELGGDKKQRGAAISF, encoded by the exons ATGCTAACTATAGATCATTTGTTCAACCAACCTGTGAATAGAACTCGTCGAACTT ACTGTAAGGGTAAAGCTTGTAAAAAGCACACCCCACACAAAGTTACCCAATACAAAAAGGGTAAAGATTCTTTAGCCGCTCAAGGTAAACGACGATATGACCGAAAACAATCAGGTTACGGAGGTCAAACCAAACCAGTTTTCCACAAGAAAGCTAAGACT ACCAAAAAAGTTGTACTTAGACTCGAATGTACCGTTTGCAAAACTAAACACCAACTTTCTCTCAAACGATGCAAACACTTCGAACTTGGTGGTGACAAAAAACAAAGAGGTGCCGCCATCTCTTTCTAA
- a CDS encoding 40S ribosomal protein S18 — protein sequence MSFAPLEAHQQFQHILRLLNTNVAGQGKIMYALTEIKGVGRRYANLVCKKADVDLNKRAGELNSDELERIVTIMQNPAQFKIPNWFLNRQKDINDGKNSHVLSNVIDQRLREDLERLKKIRSHRGLRHHWGLRVRGQHTKTTGRRVGKTVVGKKK from the exons ATGTCATTCGCTCCCCTTGAAGCCCATCAACAATTCCAA CACATTCTTCGTCTCTTGAACACCAACGTAGCTggtcaaggtaaaatcaTGTACGCTCTTACCGAAATCAAGGGTGTTGGTAGAAGATACGCCAACTTGGTCTGTAAAAAAGCCGATGTTGATCTTAACAAACG AGCCGGTGAATTGAACTCTGATGAACTTGAAAGAATCGTTACCATCATGCAAAACCCAGCTCAATTCAAAATTCCAAACTGGTTCTTAAACAGACAAAAAGATATCAACGATGGTAAAAACTCTCACGTTCTTTCAAACGTTATTGATCaaagattaagagaagatCTTGAACGATTGAAGAAAATCAGATCACACAGAGGTCTTAGACACCATTGGGGTCTTAGAGTTAGAGGTCAACACACCAAAACTAC CGGTCGACGAGTCGGTAAAACCGTTGTTGGTAAAAAGAAGTAA